The Porphyromonas pogonae genome segment TCTACTGTTTTATTTATCCATCTTCAGTTACCGGTCAAAATGTAAGTAGTTCTCTTTCCGGGTCGATTGCGGTGAAAAAAGGCAAGAAGCTGGAGCCATTGCCCGGTGCGTCTATCGTGTTGCTTTCTTTGCCCGACTCTTCTCATGTAAAAGGTGTTGTAAGCAACAAATTGGGATACTTTGTTTTTTCCAATGTCCCTATGGGCAAAAACTACTGTATCAAGATCTCCCATACGAGTTATGTGTCTATTTTTAAGAATGTCACAGTACTTACCCCTCGCCGCTACCTAGTAGGTACTATAGAGATGCAAGAAAAGTCCATAGAGCTCTCTGAAGTGGTTGTTACACCGGAACAATCTACCATAACACAAAAGGGAGATACCGTGCTTATCAACACGCTTGATTATAAAATAAGAAGGGGAGCATATGCGGGAGATCTTGTGAAACGTATTTCAGGATTATACTACGACTCTAAAAATGGCAGCCTTACGTACAATGGTTTGGATATTGAAGAGGTGAATGTCAACGGCGAAGTTTTTTTTGGAGGCAATATCAAGCAAGCTTTAGACAACCTACCTGCAGATATGATAAGTCGTATCAAAGTTTATAACAAAAGGAGTAAGGCAGATATTGCCGGAGGCATTGATAGGGGACTGGAGCATTATGTAATAGATCTTCAGACCAAAAAGAAGTTTGAAGGTTCTATTATATCATCAGGTAAAGTCGGTATAGGCTCTAATCATAAGAAGAGTGCTGATCTTATCAGTAATTACTTTGATTCGGGAGGTGAAAACTTCTCTATCTCCGCTTCTATGGACAATCTCAATCAGAATACAACATATGATAAAAATCGCACTGATTTGGGTGCATTGAGTGTGTCCCATAAATTCTCCCCAAAGATATCTCTCAATGGAAATTTACAATACAAACGTGAACGTGAAGGACGTAACTCTTCTGCATATACACAGAATATTCTAAGCAATAACACACAATATACCAACAGTGCGGACGAATCCATCAATACTAATAAGAATTTGAGTGGAAATGTAGATTTGTCATATATTTTAAATCCCAGAACGCAAATTAATTTTAATGTTCTTTTCTATAACAACAAATTACACTCCCATGCTTCAAGCCATGCTGCCACATTCAATGCTCCTCCTTTACTTTCTCTTCAAGATCCCTTTAGAGATATTGATAAGGTAGACAAAAGCATTAGAGTCAATGATATCAATGCTCGTACATCAAACCGTAACAAGACTGACAACTATAATGTGAATTTCAGTATAAACAGAAAACTTAGTGACAAGGGGGTAATTCTTACTTTGGGTGCAAGTATGGATTATTCTCATAATGAAAGTCAAAATGATGCCGATACACGCACTATCTTTTACGGATTTCAAAAGTTGTTGGGGCACAAAGATTCTTTACTAGTTCAGCATCGGTCCGTATTATCGCCACGTCGTATCAATTCATGGATAGCAAATGCTACATTGGTGGTTCCCTGGAGTGACAAGATGCAGTTGCAAACTTTTTACTCCTACACCGATAGACAAGAACATGAAGAGGGAGATACATTTGACTTAATCAATGGAAACAGTATAAAAATCGATAGTCTCAACAATGCAAGTAGAAGTAGCCTTGCAACTAATCAGATAGGAGTGAGATTTATTTTTAATAATCATAAATGGAATATCAATGCTTCACTTTCCGCCGATCCTCAAAAACGTAGGCTAAAACGTAGAGTCGGTTATCATGAGGTGGATACTGCTTTGAGATATTGCAACTTTACCCCTGTTTTGCGCTTGTCATGGATACCAACTAAAGAAAACAGATTGAGCTTGACGTACTCAGGATATAGTAATAATCCCATGCTGGGATTGCTTGTCCCCATTACAGATAATACCAATCCACTTTTCGTCAGAAAGGGCAATCCTGCCTTGCAGAGAAGTTTTAATCATAATCTTAGAATGGAGTTTCAGGATACCAAGAAATCTTTGTTTGTAAACCTGAATTATAGACTTGAAAAGAATAGTATAGTGCAATCAGTTTATCTTGATACAGAGACAGGAACTCGTATAACTATGCCTGTAAATCTAGATGGTAATTGGTGGTTGGGCGGAGATATTCGTTGGCAGAAGCGCTGGCAAAAGTTTATTCTATCTTTATACTCTACGGGTAGCATAGCTGATAGAGTAGGGCTTATTGCGAATGAATCTTTAGGATCAACTAAGAATAAAAGTCGAATAGCAAATATCCGTTCTCAATTTCGCCTATCGTACCAACCATTGTGGGGTAGTATAGAAATTATGGGCGCGACAGACTATACAAAATCTATAAATAATGCTCCCTATAGACGATCTTTTACTACAGTTCTATATGATTTGGGTGTAGATGCTTTTGCTGATTTGCCTTTTAATCTTCAACTGAGAACTGATATGGCATATCAGATTAGAAAGGGAAGTTTCTTACAAGGTAATACTGATAACTTATTGTGGAATTTGGGGCTTTCATGGAACTTCCTCAAAGCAAACAATGCAGAGTTAGCAGTCTATTGGGCAGATGTACTGGGGAGGAATCGGAATTTTATTCGTCAGTCAAGCTCTGATGGTATATATGAGTCTTATGTGCAAACAATTGCAGGTTATGTAATGATTTCTTTTAAGATTAATATTAACAGATTTAAATAATTTTCAAAACAGCTATATTGGACGATATTGTATTTATATCGACGTTGCTTATTCAAAAACGTATTAAAAACTATACTCTTAAATGATGATTTTTATATCTAATATGCTAATAAGTAGGTATTGAAAAGGCAAACCCTTTTTGCCAATTTTACTGCGCGAAATTGCTATTTACCAAAATAATAAAAACATGAAAAAATTTATCAACCTATTTTACCCATTTATTCTGGGTGCAACTTTATTGGTGTCATGCAAGGATGAAAAGAAAGAGCCATCACCTGTAACGCCCCCTATTGAAATTGTGAGCCCTGAATTCAAAGCTGCTCTACAGAGTAAAGGTTTTAATTTTGATAACAAGGGTCGTTTATTAGTTGATGAAAAGGTGAAGAGTACCACAAAGCTTGATCTTTCAAATTCTAAACTCAAAGAATTGAAAGGGCTGGAGCTGTTTCCCAAATTAGAGGAAGTAAATCTATCTAATAATAAATTTGAAAAAGAATTTGATTTCTCTTCATTACCTCATACTGTTGTTTCTGTAGATTTACGAAATAATCCTTTATATGAATTCAAAGGACTTGTAGATGTAAAAACACAGGAGAATGGTGATGAAATAGTCAAAGTACTTCGTCCTCTCAAAAAGTTGTATCTCCCTCATACAGCTCAATATGATTGCAATCAGCTAGTGTATGTGTATGAACAAAATAAGAATGGTTCATTGGATATGCAAATTCAAAATAACAAAAATGAACTTGTAAAGTATACTACCAAAAGAGAAGTCCCTGATGCTAATGTACGTAAGGAGCTGAAGAAGCAATTCCCTTCATTGTTTGACGGTGAATCCATAGATATCAGTAAACGTATGATAAAAGCTTTGGAACGAGATGGAGGTATCGAGCTCATGAGTAGAAAGAATGGCCCTTTTTATGATGATTTTACCGGCGTGGAGTATGTGATTCATAACAGAACATATAATGGTCGTTCAATAAGCCTTACCAGTACGGGCAAAAAAGAGAATGTAATGCCTTATCTCAAAATCAATTCTAAGATAACCTTGCTTGCTCTTGAAAATATTGATACTCCGAATGGTATAGATTTATCCAATGCTACATCCTTAGTTCAATACGTATTAATCAATAATAAAGATATTACAACACTTGATGTCTCTGCATCAAAGTGGCTGGGACAAAGAAATGCAAAAGAGGAATTTAATATATTGGCAAATGCAAGCTTCTTGAAGGCCGAAAATTGTCCTAAACTTACAGAAATAAAATTCCCTAAAGCTGCCAAGTACCTTTGCTGCTTATATGCTGTGAATCTCCCTATGTTAAAAGAAGTTGATTTGACACAGTTTGATGTTATGTACTCTTTGGACTTGATCAAACTTTCTTCTAACACCTCTATCAAATACCTTTCGCCTAAGAAGTTTATGAAAAGTATTGAACAAGAGCCGTGTGATGATGGTACAATGTACGTTAAAGTATCGGAAGACATATCAAACAGACCGGAAACCAAAGCTTTTTTGCAGAAATACAGTAAAAACTGCAAAGTGTCTGTGGTAAAATAAAAATATCTATTATGATGAAGGTTACCGATCTGCTATTGTGTAACCAATGAATACTCTCTTTATTTTTTTATTAACATTTAACTTATTTAATTATGAAATTTAACAAAATTCTATTGTGTGGCGCTATGCTGTTGGCTTCTGCCGGAATATTTAGTGCAAATGCTCAAATAGCTTTACCTACAAGTCATGATTACCCAACATATGCGGCTGCGGCCTCTCAGTTTGAGGGTACATACTTTGGCCAGGCTTTTAATGCTAATATGAATGGAAAAGTTATCCAAAAACCCTATGATGCAAATTATATGTTGCATGATAATGGTGATGGTACTTATAACCTTACGGGAAACAATACTTTCGGAAAACCAAACCTTGATTTGAATGCAGTTGTAACCATTACTAATGGGCAAATCGCATTTAAAAGCGGAAGTGGAAGTGTGATCATTGGCCCTATCACTAAAAATTTCGAGATCAAAACTCTTACCGGAAGTGTAAAAACGGTAAATGGAAAAATGCAACTTGAATTTCATTGTGTGGCTTACATCAGCTTGATCAATTTTACAGCCACATTTGATTATAAAGGAACAAAATAAAAAGTCATGTTAAGAACGAGAAAACAAAATCTTTATCAGACTTTCTTTTCAGTTTTAGTATTGGGCTGTATTTTCTTTTCATGTACAGATGATCAAAAAATAAGCAAACAGCCGGTTTCTGCCGATTATATCAGCGAAGCGAAGAAAGTACTGCAAGATAGCATCGTGTTTAATGCGAGAGCGATGATGGGAACTGTAAATAAGACACAGTTGCCTCAAGGTTGTCCAATGAAATATCATTTTTCTTGGAATGGTGATATATTGAATATGAAGATTAATAAGTTTACGGTAGGCACTATGCCCGTAACTATGTGGTTTTCTATTAATCTTAAATTTATGAGGCTTAATTCATGGGAGAAAAACGAATATCCCGGTGATGAGTGGATGAAATTTGAAGGAAATGGAGGCTTGGTAAAGTATACGGCCAATGGTATAGACCCATCATATGATGATGGTGATGGTGGAGCCGGTACCGTAACTGGATATTTCAATTATAAAACAATGGAAATAGAATTCGTTACAAGCTTCAATGTATTGAATGTAACATCCGATGTTTTCAAACAAAAAATAGATAAATCAAGGATAGCTCATTTTGATGAAGATTTTGCGAAGTTCGAACGTGATTTGGAAAAATACAAAAAAGATAATGGCTTATAGATTGATATTTTAGTTGTCAGTCGTTTGTGTGAGAGGATACTGTCTGAAAAGTCAGAGACTTTTCAGACAGTTCTTTTATCCCTGATTTTTCCTCAGAATACGAAGCTATTATAATATCTCGAATCTTTTTGTGCGTAATTGTATGAGAAGATAGATTTGCATCTATTATGTTAGTATCAACAATATATAATTTATTACCAAAACCTTCTGAACAAAAAACACCATGAAGAGATGATGTAAGTTTTGGTAAAATCATTTATTTATGAAGAAACATATATCACAACTGTTATTATTTCTCCTTTTTTTTAATGCCACATCGGTACTGGCTCAGCGTAATGTACGGATAAAAATATTAGAAGCCGGAAGTATGGAACCTATTTCTGGAGTCGCTGTGAGTTTTGCTGAAGACAAATCGTTGAAAGAGATAAGTTCCTATGCAATTACGGATGCCAAAGGGTTTGCAAACATAAAACTTCCCAGTAAAAAATTGTTCTATAAAGCGCAGATGATGGGCTATAATCCTATGACCGGCATCCTGGGTAGTAATGATAAATATTTAAATTTGAATCTAAAGGAGTCGGCGACAAGCTTGGATGAGATTGTAGTCACTGCAAATAATACGCGACCGGTGAAGTTTTCTCCTGTTTTGACTCAAGTCCTTACCGGCAAAGCAATGAGGGAAGCCGGCTATGGTAACCTTCAGCAGGTACTCCAACAAGAAACGCCCGGGCTTAATATCCAGAAGGTTGGATTTGGCAATGAAATAAGTATGCAGGGCTTGGATGCCCGTCATGTAATGTTTCTTTTGGATGGAGAGCGTATGACCGGAGATATGGCAGGAAATATTGATTATGAGCGTTTCAATCTGCATGCTATAGACCATATCGAGATCGTCAAAGGGGCCAGTAGTACTTTATACGGATCAAGGGCATCGGGAGCAGTAATCAATTTAATAACCAAGAAGCCAACAAAAGCTTTTTCATGTGAAGTAGGTGCACGTTATGGTCAGATGAATGAGCGAAACTATAAGAATCCATCCAAAAAGGACTTTTTGTATATGTACGAAAAGAATGTCGATAGACCCAACTTGCAATCATGGATGTCTATGGGTATTAAAAAAGGAATATTTGGATCCCAAACCGATCTGCTATATAGCGAGAGCGATGCTTTTTATTTATATCAGAGTGATCATGATGTGAAGGTCTATACTAAGGAGGCCAATCCTTTCCTTAAAAAAGATGTAGTTGTGGAGAGTCGTATGCCTCGTCCGCCTATGGGTGTAGAAGGTACGGAGCATTTTACGGGATCTCAGAAATTCTTTATTGAGCCTTTGAGTAATTTTAAAATTCAGTTGTATGGTAATGTATTCTTCATGAATACTTATGATATGATACAAGATTTGGTCTTTACACAGTCAAGAGATTGGTCATTAGGAACCAAAATTTCTTATTCACTCAAAGATTATTTTACCGTTACTCTTAAGTTACATAGTGACTTCTATGATCGTTTTAAGCGACATGAACTCAGAGATGAACGTCTAAAAGTGTATAAGTCTCGCATATTACAGCCCAATTTGAATATAACGAGTCAATATTTCAAAAATCATAATCTTATTTTCGGGGTTGAGTATTTTTCTGATGTGCTAACCAGTGATAGGTTTGTCAATAGGAAAATGACCTCACGTGAGCTTAGAGAGGCTGAGTTTTATTTACAAGACGAGTGGTCAATTAGTCCCAAATTGATGATTTCTACAGGGGTAAGAAGCAATTACTCTCATCAATTTGGACTTATGGCTATGCCCAAAGTCGCTATTAGATATGCTCCCAATGAAAATTGGACCTTGAGAGCCAACGCTTCACTGGGTTATAGATCCCCCTCAATCAAAGAACTCTTTTTCAATTGGGATCATCTTGGGATGTTCCAAATTAAGGGGAATGAGTATTTGCGACCTGAAAGAAATAGATACTTGTCATTTAGTGCGGAATATTCTAAAAATGGATTTTTCATCAATGGGGCGTTATTTGGCAATTTCTTCACTAAAAAAATAGAGGGCGTATGG includes the following:
- a CDS encoding outer membrane beta-barrel protein, with protein sequence MKKGKKLEPLPGASIVLLSLPDSSHVKGVVSNKLGYFVFSNVPMGKNYCIKISHTSYVSIFKNVTVLTPRRYLVGTIEMQEKSIELSEVVVTPEQSTITQKGDTVLINTLDYKIRRGAYAGDLVKRISGLYYDSKNGSLTYNGLDIEEVNVNGEVFFGGNIKQALDNLPADMISRIKVYNKRSKADIAGGIDRGLEHYVIDLQTKKKFEGSIISSGKVGIGSNHKKSADLISNYFDSGGENFSISASMDNLNQNTTYDKNRTDLGALSVSHKFSPKISLNGNLQYKREREGRNSSAYTQNILSNNTQYTNSADESINTNKNLSGNVDLSYILNPRTQINFNVLFYNNKLHSHASSHAATFNAPPLLSLQDPFRDIDKVDKSIRVNDINARTSNRNKTDNYNVNFSINRKLSDKGVILTLGASMDYSHNESQNDADTRTIFYGFQKLLGHKDSLLVQHRSVLSPRRINSWIANATLVVPWSDKMQLQTFYSYTDRQEHEEGDTFDLINGNSIKIDSLNNASRSSLATNQIGVRFIFNNHKWNINASLSADPQKRRLKRRVGYHEVDTALRYCNFTPVLRLSWIPTKENRLSLTYSGYSNNPMLGLLVPITDNTNPLFVRKGNPALQRSFNHNLRMEFQDTKKSLFVNLNYRLEKNSIVQSVYLDTETGTRITMPVNLDGNWWLGGDIRWQKRWQKFILSLYSTGSIADRVGLIANESLGSTKNKSRIANIRSQFRLSYQPLWGSIEIMGATDYTKSINNAPYRRSFTTVLYDLGVDAFADLPFNLQLRTDMAYQIRKGSFLQGNTDNLLWNLGLSWNFLKANNAELAVYWADVLGRNRNFIRQSSSDGIYESYVQTIAGYVMISFKININRFK
- a CDS encoding leucine-rich repeat domain-containing protein, giving the protein MKKFINLFYPFILGATLLVSCKDEKKEPSPVTPPIEIVSPEFKAALQSKGFNFDNKGRLLVDEKVKSTTKLDLSNSKLKELKGLELFPKLEEVNLSNNKFEKEFDFSSLPHTVVSVDLRNNPLYEFKGLVDVKTQENGDEIVKVLRPLKKLYLPHTAQYDCNQLVYVYEQNKNGSLDMQIQNNKNELVKYTTKREVPDANVRKELKKQFPSLFDGESIDISKRMIKALERDGGIELMSRKNGPFYDDFTGVEYVIHNRTYNGRSISLTSTGKKENVMPYLKINSKITLLALENIDTPNGIDLSNATSLVQYVLINNKDITTLDVSASKWLGQRNAKEEFNILANASFLKAENCPKLTEIKFPKAAKYLCCLYAVNLPMLKEVDLTQFDVMYSLDLIKLSSNTSIKYLSPKKFMKSIEQEPCDDGTMYVKVSEDISNRPETKAFLQKYSKNCKVSVVK
- a CDS encoding DUF4903 family protein, yielding MLRTRKQNLYQTFFSVLVLGCIFFSCTDDQKISKQPVSADYISEAKKVLQDSIVFNARAMMGTVNKTQLPQGCPMKYHFSWNGDILNMKINKFTVGTMPVTMWFSINLKFMRLNSWEKNEYPGDEWMKFEGNGGLVKYTANGIDPSYDDGDGGAGTVTGYFNYKTMEIEFVTSFNVLNVTSDVFKQKIDKSRIAHFDEDFAKFERDLEKYKKDNGL
- a CDS encoding TonB-dependent receptor, with the translated sequence MKKHISQLLLFLLFFNATSVLAQRNVRIKILEAGSMEPISGVAVSFAEDKSLKEISSYAITDAKGFANIKLPSKKLFYKAQMMGYNPMTGILGSNDKYLNLNLKESATSLDEIVVTANNTRPVKFSPVLTQVLTGKAMREAGYGNLQQVLQQETPGLNIQKVGFGNEISMQGLDARHVMFLLDGERMTGDMAGNIDYERFNLHAIDHIEIVKGASSTLYGSRASGAVINLITKKPTKAFSCEVGARYGQMNERNYKNPSKKDFLYMYEKNVDRPNLQSWMSMGIKKGIFGSQTDLLYSESDAFYLYQSDHDVKVYTKEANPFLKKDVVVESRMPRPPMGVEGTEHFTGSQKFFIEPLSNFKIQLYGNVFFMNTYDMIQDLVFTQSRDWSLGTKISYSLKDYFTVTLKLHSDFYDRFKRHELRDERLKVYKSRILQPNLNITSQYFKNHNLIFGVEYFSDVLTSDRFVNRKMTSRELREAEFYLQDEWSISPKLMISTGVRSNYSHQFGLMAMPKVAIRYAPNENWTLRANASLGYRSPSIKELFFNWDHLGMFQIKGNEYLRPERNRYLSFSAEYSKNGFFINGALFGNFFTKKIEGVWRIYDLQYNFEYTNLGHQNLLGGEILMKWRLADWLSLNANYSYVNVSTLEGLKINTSSPHAATAGINYDLNKNKYKLKVGVNASFTGEKKFDVQDRLYIEELGRSKDAYFRCKLPAYVLCNLVITQTFDNKVRLMLGVNNLFNYKPKTLGSGLTAFNVPATPGARFYIQTELLIDQIAKIFRKK